A genomic stretch from Ictalurus punctatus breed USDA103 chromosome 2, Coco_2.0, whole genome shotgun sequence includes:
- the LOC108258618 gene encoding uncharacterized protein LOC108258618 isoform X2 has protein sequence MRRFFRVQRDEDYGQIQYLTAKCNRLAQEKALERECVLSRERVRVLQVELETVCLQLCQKENTIQELLGKLQHQQHVVSASDAALLSVHLESISTELQYLQSTEKQLMGFVDELHQEAQHATKKAEGLEAQLHQEAQLHAKHTKNLQKELESKSHDLQELEKAHDALQQELSEQNSTHQKTVLVLQCENTASVDKLREMAEQVEWLCEQQRNWICCIKRFKDCLNDEKEALVLQVNRLQEELLDLRKNSKSETIGGEDIQPKIVHCSRWDVDAMLDLQVEADKWKERYKELFSKFSSHQVDCHEDGYLKPP, from the exons ATGAGGAGGTTTTTCCGAGTGCAGAGAGATGAAGATTACGGTCAGATTCAGTATCTTACTGCCAAGTGCAACCGTCTGGCACAGGAGAAAG cgttggagagagaatgtgtgttaTCTAGAGAGAGAGTGCGGGTCCTCCAGGTAGAGTTAGAAACTGTGTGTTTGCAGCTCTGTCAGAAAGAAAACACCATCCAGGAGCTACTTGGGAAACTCCAACACCAACAG catgTTGTGAGTGCAAGTGATGCGGCTCTGTTGAGTGTTCACTTGGAGTCGATAAGCACAGAGCTGCAATACCTACAGTCCACTGAGAAGCAGCTAATGGGCTTTGTGGATGAGCTCCACCAGGAGGCCCAGCACGCAACCAAAAAGGCAGAGGGCCTGGAGGCGCAGCTCCACCAAGAAGCCCAGCTCCATGCCAAGCATACAAAAAATCTACAGAAAGAGCTGGAGAG taagTCTCATGACCTGCAGGAGCTAGAGAAGGCCCATGATGCATTGCAGCAGGAGCTAAGTGAGCAAAACAGCACCCATCAGAAGACAGTGTTGGTACTGCAGTGCGAAAACACAGCCAGCGTAGACAAGCTCAGGGAGATGGCTGAGCAGGTCGAGTGGTTGTGTGAACAACAACGCAACTGGATATGCTGCATCAaaag gttTAAAGACTGCCTGAATGATGAGAAGGAGGCCCTGGTTCTGCAGGTGAACAGGTTACAGGAAGAATTGTTGGATCTTAGAAAGAACTCAAAATCTGAGACGATTGGTGGAGAAGATATACAACCCAAAATTGTGCATTGCAGCAG ATGGGACGTAGATGCCATGTTGGATCTGCAGGTAGAGGCAGACAAGTGGAAAGAAAGATACAAGGAACTCTTTAGCAAATTCTCATcacaccag GTGGATTGTCATGAGGATGGATACCTAAAACCACCATGA
- the leprotl1 gene encoding leptin receptor overlapping transcript-like 1 codes for MAGIKALISLSFSGAIGLMFLMLGCALPVYNEYWPLFLLFFYILSPIPYCISRRVVDDTDSASNACKELAIFLTTGIVVSAFGLPIIFARASVIAWGACALVLTGNIVIFGTILGFFLVFGSNDDFSWQQW; via the exons ATGGCCGGGATTAAAG CGCTGATCAGCCTCTCCTTCAGTGGAGCCATTGGCCTCATGTTTCTGATGCTTGGCTGTGCCTTGCCTGTGTATAA TGAATACTGGCCgctctttcttctcttcttctacATCCTCTCTCCTATCCCTTACTGCATCTCTCGGCGTGTGGTGGATGATACAGACTCGGCTAGTAACGCCTGCAAAGAACTGGCCATTTTCCTCACCACAGGGATCGTTGTGTCTGCCTTCGGCCTGCCCATCATATTCGCGCGCGCTAGTGTG ATCGCCTGGGGGGCCTGCGCTCTTGTCCTGACAGGAAACATTGTCATTTTCGGCACCATTCTGGGCTTCTTCCTCGTCTTCGGGTCAAACGATGACTTCAGCTGGCAGCAGTGGTGA
- the LOC108258618 gene encoding uncharacterized protein LOC108258618 isoform X1 → MRRFFRVQRDEDYGQIQYLTAKCNRLAQEKAALERECVLSRERVRVLQVELETVCLQLCQKENTIQELLGKLQHQQHVVSASDAALLSVHLESISTELQYLQSTEKQLMGFVDELHQEAQHATKKAEGLEAQLHQEAQLHAKHTKNLQKELESKSHDLQELEKAHDALQQELSEQNSTHQKTVLVLQCENTASVDKLREMAEQVEWLCEQQRNWICCIKRFKDCLNDEKEALVLQVNRLQEELLDLRKNSKSETIGGEDIQPKIVHCSRWDVDAMLDLQVEADKWKERYKELFSKFSSHQVDCHEDGYLKPP, encoded by the exons ATGAGGAGGTTTTTCCGAGTGCAGAGAGATGAAGATTACGGTCAGATTCAGTATCTTACTGCCAAGTGCAACCGTCTGGCACAGGAGAAAG cagcgttggagagagaatgtgtgttaTCTAGAGAGAGAGTGCGGGTCCTCCAGGTAGAGTTAGAAACTGTGTGTTTGCAGCTCTGTCAGAAAGAAAACACCATCCAGGAGCTACTTGGGAAACTCCAACACCAACAG catgTTGTGAGTGCAAGTGATGCGGCTCTGTTGAGTGTTCACTTGGAGTCGATAAGCACAGAGCTGCAATACCTACAGTCCACTGAGAAGCAGCTAATGGGCTTTGTGGATGAGCTCCACCAGGAGGCCCAGCACGCAACCAAAAAGGCAGAGGGCCTGGAGGCGCAGCTCCACCAAGAAGCCCAGCTCCATGCCAAGCATACAAAAAATCTACAGAAAGAGCTGGAGAG taagTCTCATGACCTGCAGGAGCTAGAGAAGGCCCATGATGCATTGCAGCAGGAGCTAAGTGAGCAAAACAGCACCCATCAGAAGACAGTGTTGGTACTGCAGTGCGAAAACACAGCCAGCGTAGACAAGCTCAGGGAGATGGCTGAGCAGGTCGAGTGGTTGTGTGAACAACAACGCAACTGGATATGCTGCATCAaaag gttTAAAGACTGCCTGAATGATGAGAAGGAGGCCCTGGTTCTGCAGGTGAACAGGTTACAGGAAGAATTGTTGGATCTTAGAAAGAACTCAAAATCTGAGACGATTGGTGGAGAAGATATACAACCCAAAATTGTGCATTGCAGCAG ATGGGACGTAGATGCCATGTTGGATCTGCAGGTAGAGGCAGACAAGTGGAAAGAAAGATACAAGGAACTCTTTAGCAAATTCTCATcacaccag GTGGATTGTCATGAGGATGGATACCTAAAACCACCATGA
- the LOC108258613 gene encoding F-box/LRR-repeat protein 12, with protein MDAMRAYTLDCFPENILIDILSYLNVQELIRNGRVCKRWRALIKDQRLWRTVDLSTWKRVTSRVLWTLLRKYLGRGVCSLHLRGLLQSARGGSFLSEPWLQTLSSKCPRLRRLTLTHTDLRGVHSCSLLPPSLQVLELRSCELSPGFFTQNPLKLVQTVQKGSGKESQTTSSSCSCVIGALILDNVPSFTDQHLKSLSSWEHLQRLELRDVLRVTVAGLKGCAPPGPHALKHLTHLELEGFSRHQMAALGLAEGWAGLEHLTLGGREVAPGLLCLNRLVGLHCLRLRGCRLTETLVLRSCGTLKELCMLEFLQVEFAVEAERKDRDERSENDPMPGLRQALSNLLPKCSVLFTQCTIIVGAD; from the exons ATGGACGCTATGAGAGCTTACACACTGGACTGTTTCcctgaaaatattttaattgatATTTTATCCTATTTAAATGTACAAGAACTCATTCGCAATGGAAg agtgtgtaagcGTTGGAGAGCTTTAATAAAAGACCAGAGACTCTGGAGAACTGTGGACCTTTCCACATGGAAACGG gTGACCTCGCGGGTGCTCTGGACATTATTGCGGAAGTATCTGGGACGCGGTGTATGTTCTCTACACCTGCGCGGGTTGCTGCAGAGTGCACGTGGAGGGTCGTTCCTCTCAGAGCCGTGGCTGCAGACCTTGAGCTCGAAATGCCCTCGACTCCGCAGACTTACTCTTACTCACACGGACCTGCGAGGCGTGCACAGCTGCTCCTTATTACCTCCTAGCTTACAG GTGTTAGAACTGCGCAGCTGCGAACTTTCACCTGGCTTTTTTACCCAGAATCCCTTGAAGCTGGTGCAAACTGTCCAGAAAGGCTCAGGGAAAGAATCTCAGACCACTTCTTCTTCCTGTAGTTGTGTTATCGGAGCACTAATTCTGGACAACGTGCCATCATTCACGGACCAGCACCTAAAGAGTCTGAGCTCGTGGGAGCACCTGCAGCGTCTGGAGCTGCGCGATGTGCTACGTGTGACGGTGGCAGGACTGAAGGGCTGTGCTCCGCCTGGCCCACACGCACTgaaacacctcacacacctgGAGCTGGAGGGGTTCAGCCGGCACCAGATGGCAGCGCTGGGCCTGGCTGAGGGTTGGGCAGGGCTGGAACATCTAACGCTCGGAGGGCGAGAGGTTGCGCCCGGTCTGCTCTGCCTCAACCGCCTGGTTGGGCTGCACTGCCTGCGCCTGCGTGGCTGCAGACTTACAGAGACATTGGTTCTGCGCAGCTGCGGCACACTGAAGGAGCTGTGCATGCTAGAGTTCTTGCAGGTGGAGTTTGCAgtagaggcagagagaaaagacagagatgaaaggagtgaaaatgacccaatgCCTGGACTCAGACAAGCACTGTCCAACCTGCTGCCCAAGTGCAGTGTGCTGTTCACGCAGTGTACCATTATAGTTGGTGCAGACTGA